The following coding sequences are from one Luteolibacter arcticus window:
- a CDS encoding thiamine pyrophosphate-binding protein — MTTWETACSIIESCLARGVREFVVCAGARNAALVDLLARAEAAGLARVWRHFEERSAGFFALGRTMATGEACAVVTTSGTAVAELLPAVIEAFYQGRPLLALTADRPERFRGTGAPQAISQPGIFGEHAGSGDLAEWNHRGPWHWNVELEEDFQPGDWTPPEIPESFRPPLPNYSVAVLARWLREDLYRGLVVMIGDLEPEDHEAVFHFCLDLGAPVAAEATSGLREALGALALPDPDRMLKEHPPGKILRLGGVPSGRFWRDLEELPETEIWNISRTGFPGLARKCETITSPVARVIKGLGDVEGAGDALDYFRRTSRRGAEIDDLLEAYPESEPGLLRVLSAYASTGSSLYLGNSLPIREWNLFAQRDKPVTDVRANRGANGIDGQLSTWLGWTADVEDSWCLVGDLTALYDLAAPAWLGQIETKGRVFVVINNGGGQIFSRLPRLEAMSDRAKELMLNPHDVRLDGWAAMWGMRYLKITNEDGFDALEPGEVPLLVEVIPDAEETKAFWKAWDAL; from the coding sequence GTGACCACTTGGGAAACCGCCTGTTCCATCATTGAAAGCTGCCTCGCCCGCGGCGTCCGCGAGTTCGTCGTCTGCGCCGGGGCGCGGAATGCGGCGCTGGTGGATTTGCTGGCCCGTGCCGAAGCGGCTGGCTTGGCTCGTGTGTGGAGGCACTTTGAGGAGAGGAGCGCCGGCTTTTTCGCGCTTGGGCGCACTATGGCGACCGGGGAGGCTTGCGCGGTGGTCACCACAAGTGGCACCGCGGTCGCGGAACTGTTGCCTGCGGTGATTGAGGCTTTTTACCAGGGTCGCCCGTTGCTTGCGCTGACGGCGGATCGGCCTGAGCGTTTTCGTGGGACGGGGGCGCCGCAGGCGATTTCCCAGCCCGGGATCTTCGGTGAGCATGCTGGCAGCGGGGACCTTGCGGAGTGGAATCATCGCGGGCCGTGGCACTGGAATGTCGAGCTGGAGGAAGACTTCCAGCCCGGCGATTGGACGCCGCCGGAAATCCCCGAAAGCTTCCGCCCGCCGCTTCCGAACTACTCGGTGGCGGTGCTTGCGCGCTGGCTGCGGGAGGATCTCTACCGCGGTCTGGTCGTGATGATCGGCGATCTCGAGCCAGAGGATCACGAAGCGGTTTTCCACTTCTGCCTGGACCTCGGTGCGCCGGTCGCGGCAGAGGCCACCAGTGGCTTGCGCGAGGCGCTTGGCGCACTCGCGTTGCCGGATCCCGACCGGATGTTGAAGGAGCACCCGCCGGGGAAAATCCTGCGACTGGGCGGCGTGCCGAGCGGTCGCTTCTGGCGTGATCTGGAAGAGCTTCCTGAAACCGAGATCTGGAACATCTCCCGCACCGGCTTTCCCGGGCTGGCCCGGAAGTGCGAGACTATCACCTCGCCGGTGGCCCGCGTGATCAAGGGGCTGGGCGATGTCGAAGGGGCGGGCGATGCGCTCGACTACTTCCGTCGTACTTCGCGTCGTGGCGCGGAGATCGATGATTTGTTAGAAGCCTATCCGGAGAGCGAGCCCGGCTTGCTGCGCGTGCTTTCCGCCTATGCCTCGACCGGCTCGTCGCTCTACCTCGGCAACAGCTTGCCGATCCGGGAGTGGAATCTTTTTGCCCAGCGCGACAAGCCGGTCACCGATGTCCGTGCCAACCGTGGGGCCAATGGTATCGATGGACAGCTTTCCACCTGGCTCGGCTGGACGGCCGACGTGGAGGACTCGTGGTGCCTCGTCGGCGACCTGACCGCGCTTTACGATCTCGCCGCGCCGGCATGGCTCGGGCAGATCGAGACCAAGGGCCGGGTGTTCGTGGTCATCAACAACGGCGGGGGCCAGATCTTTTCCCGGCTGCCGCGGCTGGAGGCGATGAGCGACCGGGCGAAGGAGCTGATGCTGAACCCGCACGATGTCCGCCTCGATGGCTGGGCCGCGATGTGGGGGATGCGCTACTTGAAGATCACCAATGAGGATGGCTTCGATGCGCTGGAGCCGGGCGAGGTGCCGTTGTTGGTGGAAGTGATTCCGGATGCGGAGGAGACGAAGGCGTTCTGGAAGGCTTGGGACGCGCTCTAA
- the trxA gene encoding thioredoxin — protein MAQQFNERNFQSEVIDSAQPVLVDFWAEWCGPCKMIGPVIDQLSSEVEGQAKVGKVNVDEARNLSVKYGVKSIPLLLFFKDGEVKDQIVGANVTKDMLKQKLLALA, from the coding sequence ATGGCTCAGCAATTCAACGAAAGGAATTTCCAATCCGAAGTCATCGACTCCGCCCAACCGGTCCTCGTGGACTTTTGGGCCGAATGGTGCGGACCTTGCAAGATGATCGGCCCGGTCATCGACCAGCTTTCCAGCGAAGTGGAAGGCCAGGCCAAGGTGGGCAAGGTCAATGTCGACGAAGCCCGCAACCTTTCCGTGAAGTACGGAGTGAAGAGTATCCCGCTGCTGCTCTTCTTCAAGGACGGCGAGGTCAAGGACCAGATCGTCGGCGCCAATGTGACCAAAGACATGCTCAAGCAGAAGCTGCTCGCTCTGGCTTGA
- a CDS encoding stomatin-like protein produces the protein MITPLAFNLLAVSGSDFGKLLIVGLVVLIVVALLKTARVVPQRQAYVVERLGKYHKTLEAGFHITIPILDRVAYKHSLKEVAMDVPPQFCITKDNIAIEIDGLLYMQVLDPKLASYGIENYYYAASQLAQTTLRSEIGKLELDKTFEERDTINAAVIQALDKASEPWGLKITRYEIANIKPPQSVQDALEKQMRAERERRAQIALSEGQRESQINVAEGQKQEVIKQSEAKKLSQINEAEGKAREIELLANATAEGIIRIAKAIQEPGGKDAVNLRIAEQYVIQFGNLAKETNTLILPQNLSDIGGTVAALAKILDTSRGSGGQGSVMAPPPLR, from the coding sequence ATGATTACTCCGCTCGCATTCAACCTGCTCGCCGTCAGCGGCAGCGATTTCGGCAAGCTGCTCATCGTCGGCCTGGTCGTGCTGATCGTGGTCGCGCTTCTGAAGACTGCGCGTGTGGTGCCCCAACGGCAAGCCTACGTGGTCGAGCGCCTCGGCAAGTATCACAAGACCCTTGAGGCTGGCTTTCACATCACCATCCCGATCCTCGACCGGGTCGCCTACAAGCACTCGCTGAAGGAAGTGGCGATGGACGTGCCGCCGCAGTTCTGCATCACCAAGGACAACATCGCCATCGAGATCGATGGCCTGCTCTACATGCAGGTGCTCGACCCGAAGCTCGCGTCGTATGGCATCGAGAATTACTACTACGCCGCCAGCCAGCTCGCGCAGACCACGCTGCGCTCGGAGATCGGCAAGCTGGAACTCGACAAGACCTTCGAGGAGCGGGACACGATCAATGCCGCGGTGATCCAGGCCCTCGACAAGGCCTCCGAGCCATGGGGACTCAAGATCACTCGCTACGAGATCGCCAACATCAAGCCGCCGCAATCGGTGCAGGACGCGCTCGAAAAGCAGATGCGCGCCGAACGCGAGCGTCGCGCCCAGATTGCCCTTTCCGAAGGCCAGCGGGAATCCCAGATCAACGTGGCCGAAGGCCAGAAGCAGGAGGTCATCAAACAGTCCGAGGCGAAGAAGCTCAGCCAGATCAACGAAGCCGAGGGCAAGGCCCGCGAGATCGAGTTGCTCGCCAACGCCACCGCCGAAGGGATCATCCGCATCGCCAAAGCCATCCAGGAGCCCGGCGGTAAGGACGCCGTGAACCTGCGGATCGCGGAGCAGTACGTGATCCAGTTCGGCAACCTCGCCAAGGAAACCAACACCTTGATCCTGCCGCAGAACCTGAGCGACATCGGCGGCACCGTCGCCGCGCTGGCGAAGATCCTGGATACCAGCCGCGGTAGTGGAGGCCAAGGCTCCGTGATGGCTCCGCCGCCGCTGCGGTAA
- the proS gene encoding proline--tRNA ligase, with translation MSSDKTAITPTRAQDFPEWYQQVIKAADMAENSETRGCMVIKPWGYGIWELIQQQLDRKFKATGHQNAYFPLLIPLSYLEKEAEHAEGFATECAVVTHHRLEAVKDEVTGKTKMIPTGELAEPYVIRPTSETIIGAAFSRWVQSYRDLPLLINQWANVMRWEMRPRLFLRTAEFLWQEGHTAHETKEEAIDETRQMHRVYEDFLRNHLAIPVIPGEKTENERFPGADMTLTVEAMVQDRKAIQAGTSHYLGQNFSKAQDISFTGRDGAKQFVHTTSWGVSTRMIGTLIMAHSDDDGLVLPPRVATQQIVIIPVTPKEDSKQAVLDACKALAETLRLEKNFHGDPLRVHVDVRDIQGGIKKWEWVKKGVPLRIEIGPRDIETRKVCVQRRDRASNEKEFMDKEDFLRVASDLLQDIHETLLTRAIEFREANIVPCESIDEFHAHWSKDNPGWLITPWAGTPDEEDEISKQHKITIRCLPLDKQDEPEANCLLTGKPTKSRAIWGRSY, from the coding sequence ATGTCCTCCGACAAGACCGCCATCACCCCGACCCGTGCCCAGGATTTCCCCGAGTGGTACCAGCAGGTCATCAAGGCCGCCGACATGGCGGAGAATTCCGAGACCCGCGGGTGCATGGTGATCAAGCCGTGGGGCTACGGCATCTGGGAACTCATCCAGCAGCAGCTCGACCGCAAGTTCAAGGCGACCGGCCACCAGAATGCCTACTTCCCACTGCTCATCCCGCTTTCGTATCTGGAGAAGGAAGCCGAGCACGCCGAGGGCTTCGCCACCGAGTGCGCCGTGGTCACCCACCACCGCCTCGAGGCGGTGAAGGACGAGGTGACCGGCAAGACCAAGATGATCCCGACCGGCGAACTCGCCGAGCCTTACGTCATCCGCCCGACTTCCGAGACCATCATCGGCGCGGCATTCTCGCGCTGGGTGCAGAGCTACCGCGACCTGCCGCTGCTGATCAACCAGTGGGCGAACGTGATGCGCTGGGAAATGCGCCCGCGCCTGTTCCTGCGCACCGCCGAATTCCTCTGGCAGGAAGGCCACACCGCGCACGAGACCAAGGAAGAGGCGATCGACGAGACCCGCCAGATGCACCGCGTCTATGAGGACTTCCTCCGCAACCACCTCGCCATCCCCGTCATCCCCGGCGAGAAGACGGAGAACGAGCGCTTCCCCGGTGCCGACATGACGCTGACGGTCGAGGCGATGGTGCAGGACCGCAAGGCCATCCAAGCCGGCACGTCCCACTACCTCGGCCAGAATTTCTCGAAGGCGCAGGACATCTCCTTCACCGGCCGCGATGGCGCGAAGCAATTCGTCCACACCACCTCGTGGGGCGTTTCCACGCGCATGATCGGCACGCTGATCATGGCGCACTCGGATGACGATGGCCTGGTGCTGCCACCGCGCGTTGCCACCCAGCAGATCGTCATCATTCCCGTCACCCCGAAGGAAGACTCCAAGCAAGCGGTGCTGGATGCCTGCAAGGCACTCGCCGAAACGCTGCGTCTGGAAAAGAACTTCCACGGCGATCCCCTGCGCGTGCACGTCGATGTCCGCGACATCCAGGGCGGCATCAAGAAGTGGGAGTGGGTCAAGAAGGGCGTGCCGCTCCGGATTGAAATCGGACCGCGCGACATCGAGACCCGCAAGGTCTGCGTCCAGCGCCGCGACCGCGCGTCGAATGAGAAGGAGTTCATGGACAAGGAGGACTTCCTCCGCGTCGCCAGCGACCTCCTGCAAGACATCCACGAAACGCTGCTCACCCGCGCGATCGAGTTCCGCGAAGCGAACATCGTCCCCTGCGAGTCGATCGATGAATTCCACGCCCACTGGTCGAAGGACAATCCCGGCTGGCTGATCACCCCCTGGGCCGGCACGCCGGACGAGGAAGACGAAATCTCGAAGCAGCACAAGATCACCATCCGCTGCCTGCCGCTCGACAAACAGGATGAGCCGGAAGCCAACTGCCTGCTCACCGGCAAGCCGACCAAGTCCCGCGCGATCTGGGGCCGGAGCTATTGA
- a CDS encoding 3-deoxy-7-phosphoheptulonate synthase: MPSRVTDLHVARNVPLPSPARLQAEIPRGDGRADFVAQSRVHLRTLLSGNDPRFLVIVGPCSIHDTDSGLEYAHRLAALAERLRDKLYLVMRVYFEKPRTTVGWKGLIMDPHLDGTDDIPEGLRRARHFLRSVIDLGLPTATELLDPITPQYIADLISWSAIGARTAESQTHRQMASGLSMPVGFKNTTSGDLTAAINAVKAAAMPQTFLGVSEEGIASSVTTTGNPSCHVILRGGDHGPNYDEASISAAREALLAAKLAPGLVIDASHANCGKDCAKMPGVFREIVRQRAAGDRSITGAMLESNLVAGSQSFPKPLNQLIRGQSITDSCIDWETTEALLHEAAEKL; encoded by the coding sequence ATGCCCTCGCGTGTCACCGACCTCCACGTCGCCCGCAATGTCCCGCTGCCCTCGCCGGCCCGCCTCCAGGCGGAGATCCCGCGCGGCGATGGCCGGGCGGACTTCGTCGCGCAGTCCCGCGTCCACCTGCGCACGCTGTTGTCGGGAAATGACCCGCGCTTTCTGGTGATCGTCGGCCCCTGCTCGATCCACGACACCGACTCCGGTCTCGAGTATGCCCACCGCCTCGCCGCCCTCGCCGAGCGCCTGCGCGACAAGCTCTACCTCGTCATGCGGGTCTATTTTGAGAAGCCCCGCACCACCGTCGGCTGGAAGGGGCTCATCATGGACCCGCACCTCGATGGCACCGATGACATTCCGGAAGGCCTCCGCCGCGCCCGGCACTTCCTGCGCAGCGTGATCGACCTCGGCCTGCCGACCGCCACCGAGCTGCTCGACCCGATCACCCCTCAGTACATCGCGGACCTCATTTCATGGTCGGCCATCGGCGCGCGCACCGCGGAAAGCCAGACGCACCGGCAAATGGCGTCCGGCCTCTCGATGCCCGTCGGCTTCAAGAACACCACCTCCGGCGACCTCACCGCCGCCATCAATGCGGTGAAAGCCGCCGCCATGCCGCAGACCTTCCTCGGCGTGTCCGAGGAAGGCATCGCCTCCTCCGTCACCACCACGGGCAATCCCTCCTGCCACGTCATCCTGCGCGGCGGCGACCATGGCCCGAACTACGACGAAGCCAGTATTTCCGCCGCCCGCGAGGCGCTGCTGGCCGCCAAACTAGCGCCGGGCCTGGTCATCGATGCGTCCCACGCCAACTGCGGCAAGGACTGCGCGAAAATGCCCGGCGTCTTCCGCGAAATCGTCCGCCAACGTGCCGCCGGCGACCGCTCTATCACCGGCGCGATGCTCGAAAGCAATCTCGTCGCCGGCAGCCAGTCCTTCCCCAAGCCGCTCAACCAGCTCATCCGCGGCCAATCGATCACCGACTCGTGCATCGATTGGGAGACGACGGAGGCACTGTTGCACGAGGCGGCGGAGAAGCTGTGA
- a CDS encoding rhomboid family intramembrane serine protease has translation MLFPISDDDRHLMHPAWVTIGLVVANVVMYLWQITHPGFDLGWSVIPAEITRGMDFDQQVIVQIGHEYVRFPQAPGPSPIFLTIFSSMFMHGGLMHLGGNLLYLWIFGDNVEHRFGALKFLAFYLVSGIVATFAQIAMNPDGLIPNLGASGAISGVLGAYLVLFPRNRVNAVFFFSIISVPAIVVLGMWGVMQFIQGAGSFSAAAQNTGGVAYAAHIGGFIAGVVMGLISRVTMKTEPESVFRRIYQEDSKVRRYW, from the coding sequence GTGCTTTTCCCGATCAGCGACGACGACCGCCACCTGATGCATCCGGCGTGGGTGACCATCGGGCTCGTGGTGGCGAATGTGGTAATGTATCTCTGGCAGATCACTCATCCTGGCTTCGATCTCGGCTGGAGCGTGATTCCTGCGGAGATCACCCGAGGCATGGACTTCGACCAGCAGGTGATCGTCCAGATCGGACACGAGTATGTCAGGTTTCCTCAAGCTCCCGGGCCCTCGCCGATCTTCCTGACGATCTTTTCCTCCATGTTCATGCATGGCGGCTTGATGCATCTCGGCGGGAATCTGCTCTACCTGTGGATCTTCGGCGACAACGTGGAGCACCGCTTCGGGGCGCTGAAGTTCCTCGCCTTCTATCTGGTCAGCGGGATCGTCGCGACCTTCGCCCAGATCGCGATGAATCCGGATGGATTGATCCCGAACCTTGGGGCTTCTGGCGCGATCTCCGGCGTGCTCGGAGCCTATCTGGTGCTGTTTCCCCGCAACCGGGTGAATGCGGTTTTCTTCTTCAGCATCATCTCCGTGCCCGCCATCGTCGTGCTCGGCATGTGGGGAGTGATGCAATTCATCCAAGGGGCCGGTTCATTCTCCGCCGCTGCCCAGAACACCGGTGGCGTGGCTTACGCGGCGCACATCGGGGGCTTCATCGCGGGCGTGGTGATGGGATTGATCTCGCGGGTGACGATGAAGACCGAGCCGGAGTCGGTATTCCGGCGAATCTATCAGGAGGACTCGAAGGTGCGGCGGTATTGGTGA
- a CDS encoding type II toxin-antitoxin system RelE/ParE family toxin, which yields MTYEFHPAAEQEYADAALWYENQVEGLGSRFAAAISEAIGTILKEPGRFQCLGDGLRVFRLNRWPYKLYYEFQEAKGHVRIVCVMHQKRRPEYWMARMGR from the coding sequence ATGACCTACGAGTTCCACCCCGCGGCGGAACAGGAATACGCCGATGCCGCGCTCTGGTACGAAAACCAAGTCGAGGGCTTGGGCAGCCGCTTTGCAGCCGCAATTTCCGAAGCGATCGGGACCATTCTCAAAGAACCAGGGAGATTTCAATGTCTGGGAGACGGGCTCCGGGTCTTCCGGCTGAATCGTTGGCCTTACAAGCTCTACTACGAGTTTCAGGAAGCCAAAGGCCACGTTCGCATCGTCTGCGTGATGCATCAAAAGCGGCGGCCGGAGTATTGGATGGCGCGGATGGGCCGATAG
- a CDS encoding PhoX family protein, which translates to MISRRSFLGTTGLAFLGLQRYAMADPSARVIEPFGPLIKDPQGILDLPEGFSYRVLARKGETMSDGFQVPGMADGMAAFPGPDGKVVLVCNHELGLEMTAMGPFPNGTKLPDGFDAALSFDPGDDRLNPALGGTSNLVFDPATGDKTAHFLSLTGTERNCAGGPMPWGTWITCEEPGDITTGRGKRHGWCFEVKATTEPGLQKPIPLKALGRFRHEAVALDPATGILYLTEDRGDGLLYRFLPEKKNDLTKGKLQALVIAGKPSASLQNYDPTSKWPAVGEPMKATWIDMEDTDSPLDDLRARGFKAGAARFARGEGIHLVEKSFFICCTDGGPSRRGQIFRLDPSGDPAKEDTLELFLQPEESDLLTNGDNLCPAPWGGIVICEDLIDPSFSPAAHVRCVTPEGKIFTLARNSSAQGEFAGGCFSPDGKWFFVNLQSRGITVAVTGPWEKA; encoded by the coding sequence ATGATCAGCCGCCGCTCCTTCCTGGGGACCACCGGTCTCGCCTTCCTCGGGCTCCAGCGCTACGCCATGGCGGATCCCTCGGCACGTGTGATCGAGCCCTTCGGCCCGCTGATCAAGGACCCACAGGGCATCCTCGACCTGCCCGAGGGCTTCTCCTACCGCGTGCTCGCCCGCAAGGGCGAGACCATGAGCGATGGCTTCCAAGTCCCCGGCATGGCTGACGGGATGGCCGCTTTCCCCGGCCCGGACGGGAAAGTGGTGCTGGTCTGCAATCACGAGCTCGGCCTTGAAATGACCGCGATGGGCCCCTTTCCCAATGGCACCAAGCTGCCGGACGGCTTCGACGCGGCGCTGTCATTCGATCCCGGCGACGACCGCCTGAATCCGGCGCTCGGCGGCACCTCGAACCTCGTTTTCGACCCCGCGACCGGGGATAAGACCGCGCATTTCCTCTCGCTGACCGGCACCGAGCGCAACTGCGCCGGCGGGCCGATGCCATGGGGCACTTGGATCACCTGCGAGGAGCCCGGCGATATCACGACCGGGCGCGGCAAGCGCCACGGCTGGTGCTTCGAGGTGAAAGCGACCACCGAGCCCGGCCTGCAGAAGCCGATCCCGCTCAAGGCGCTCGGCCGCTTCCGCCACGAAGCCGTCGCGCTCGATCCCGCCACCGGCATCCTCTACCTGACCGAAGACCGCGGCGATGGCCTGCTCTACCGCTTCCTGCCGGAGAAAAAGAACGACCTCACCAAGGGCAAGCTCCAGGCGCTGGTCATCGCCGGCAAGCCCTCCGCCAGCCTGCAAAACTACGATCCCACCTCGAAATGGCCGGCCGTCGGCGAGCCGATGAAGGCCACGTGGATCGACATGGAGGACACCGATTCCCCGCTGGACGACCTGCGCGCCCGCGGCTTCAAGGCCGGCGCCGCCCGCTTCGCCCGCGGCGAGGGCATCCACCTCGTGGAGAAATCGTTTTTCATCTGCTGCACCGATGGCGGCCCCTCCCGCCGCGGCCAGATCTTCCGCCTCGATCCCTCCGGCGATCCCGCGAAGGAGGATACGCTCGAGCTTTTCCTCCAGCCGGAGGAAAGCGACCTGCTCACCAATGGCGACAACCTCTGCCCCGCCCCATGGGGCGGCATCGTCATCTGCGAGGACCTCATCGACCCCAGCTTCTCGCCCGCCGCCCACGTCCGCTGCGTCACGCCAGAGGGGAAAATCTTCACCCTCGCCCGGAATTCCAGCGCCCAGGGCGAGTTCGCCGGCGGCTGCTTCTCGCCGGACGGAAAGTGGTTCTTCGTGAACCTCCAGAGCCGCGGGATCACCGTGGCGGTGACGGGTCCGTGGGAGAAAGCCTAG
- a CDS encoding addiction module protein: MVSQADAVFQEALQLPEEVRMDLVERLIISMPGYRDIEEEQVEIARQRLSEMRSGEVAGVPGDLVLARVQASLDARRNS, translated from the coding sequence ATGGTCTCACAGGCAGACGCGGTGTTTCAGGAAGCCTTGCAACTCCCGGAGGAAGTCCGCATGGACTTGGTGGAGCGGCTTATCATCAGCATGCCAGGCTATCGGGATATCGAGGAAGAGCAGGTTGAAATCGCACGGCAACGTCTTTCCGAAATGCGTTCGGGCGAAGTCGCGGGCGTGCCGGGAGATCTCGTTCTCGCCCGTGTGCAGGCTTCCTTGGACGCCCGCCGGAATTCATGA
- a CDS encoding very short patch repair endonuclease, translating to MADIWSAEKRSEVMSRIRGSNTKPELLVRSLVHRLGYRFTVAGPHNKRLPGRPDLVLPKHRVVIFVHGCFWHGHEHCSDFKMPNTRRDWWIAKIAGNQARDTRVENELHQLGWHVVTLWACAVKTKGARAWLEERLPVLIEGKSRVASLKVAEE from the coding sequence ATGGCCGATATTTGGTCCGCGGAAAAGCGCTCCGAGGTGATGTCGCGGATCCGCGGCAGCAATACCAAACCGGAGCTGCTGGTGCGCTCGCTCGTCCACCGGCTAGGCTACCGTTTCACCGTGGCCGGACCGCACAACAAGCGCCTCCCGGGCAGGCCTGACCTCGTGCTGCCCAAACACCGCGTGGTCATCTTCGTCCACGGCTGCTTCTGGCACGGCCACGAACACTGCTCCGACTTCAAGATGCCGAATACCCGGCGCGACTGGTGGATCGCCAAGATCGCCGGCAACCAGGCCCGCGACACCCGCGTCGAAAACGAACTGCACCAGCTCGGCTGGCACGTCGTCACCCTGTGGGCATGTGCCGTGAAAACCAAGGGCGCGCGGGCATGGCTGGAGGAGCGCCTGCCCGTGCTGATCGAGGGTAAGTCGCGGGTCGCGTCGCTGAAGGTAGCGGAGGAGTGA
- the purU gene encoding formyltetrahydrofolate deformylase translates to MARPGLILKLSCPDQPGIVAKIASYVAGHRGNLIEFAQFTDKLSLRFFARLEIETGELDVDPEDFIEGFGTLGRSMKAQWHFRRLPYKMRTAVLVTKTDHCLNEILWRAEIGELPVEITSIIGNRDTCRGIAGRAGIPFHLIDMDGDKRSAGFTRIREILAEEKVELAVLARFMQILPDDFCRDFEGRLINIHHSFLPAFIGANPYKQAYERGVKLIGATCHYVTADLDAGPIIEQEVERVQHFHAPNDLVRLGRNCERIALAKGIRYHVHDRTIIDGHRAIVFPD, encoded by the coding sequence ATGGCCCGCCCCGGATTGATCCTCAAGCTCAGTTGCCCCGACCAACCGGGAATCGTGGCGAAGATCGCCAGCTACGTGGCCGGTCACCGCGGCAACCTGATCGAGTTCGCCCAGTTCACCGACAAGCTGTCGCTGCGCTTCTTCGCGCGGCTGGAAATCGAGACCGGCGAGTTGGACGTGGACCCGGAGGATTTCATCGAGGGCTTCGGCACGCTCGGCCGGTCGATGAAGGCGCAGTGGCACTTCCGCCGCCTGCCCTACAAGATGCGGACGGCGGTGCTGGTCACCAAGACCGACCACTGCCTGAACGAGATCCTGTGGCGTGCCGAGATCGGCGAGCTACCGGTGGAGATCACCAGCATCATCGGCAACCGCGACACCTGCCGCGGCATCGCCGGGCGGGCTGGCATCCCGTTTCACCTGATCGACATGGATGGCGACAAGAGAAGCGCCGGCTTCACCCGCATCCGCGAGATCCTCGCGGAGGAGAAGGTGGAGTTGGCCGTGCTCGCGCGCTTCATGCAGATCCTGCCGGATGACTTCTGCCGGGACTTCGAGGGCCGGCTGATCAACATTCACCACAGCTTCCTGCCCGCCTTCATTGGCGCGAACCCGTACAAGCAGGCCTATGAGCGCGGGGTGAAGCTGATCGGCGCGACCTGCCACTACGTCACGGCTGATCTCGATGCCGGACCGATCATCGAGCAGGAGGTCGAGCGTGTGCAGCATTTTCACGCGCCGAACGACCTCGTCCGCCTGGGCCGCAACTGCGAGCGGATCGCGCTGGCCAAGGGAATCCGCTACCACGTCCACGACCGCACCATCATCGATGGTCACCGGGCGATCGTGTTTCCGGATTGA
- a CDS encoding NfeD family protein produces the protein MPIDPEILWLIAGVILILAEFFAPGVIIVFFGVGAIFTAITTFFGWTPDLGSQAAMFAVTSVVLLFGLRRFVKKWFVGHSANAGGSVDDDYTGREARVITALPGRGEDGLVEIKGTNWNARSDTPVAAGETVIIERRQGLTFHVRPRH, from the coding sequence ATGCCCATTGACCCGGAAATCCTCTGGCTGATCGCCGGTGTTATTTTGATCCTCGCGGAATTCTTCGCGCCGGGCGTGATCATCGTCTTCTTCGGCGTGGGTGCGATCTTCACCGCGATCACCACCTTCTTCGGCTGGACGCCTGACCTCGGCTCGCAGGCCGCAATGTTCGCCGTCACCTCGGTGGTGCTGCTGTTTGGCCTTCGCCGCTTCGTGAAGAAGTGGTTCGTCGGTCACTCGGCGAATGCCGGGGGCTCGGTTGATGACGACTACACCGGTCGCGAGGCCCGTGTGATCACCGCCCTGCCCGGCCGCGGCGAAGACGGACTCGTCGAGATCAAGGGCACCAATTGGAATGCGCGCTCCGACACCCCGGTCGCCGCTGGCGAAACCGTCATCATCGAACGCCGCCAAGGCCTCACCTTCCACGTCCGTCCCCGGCACTGA
- a CDS encoding protocatechuate 3,4-dioxygenase: MHLLNRRRLLKNFTLGAAGLWVPGALAEALLLTPKQTEGPFYPVDLPLDTDNDLIVLNDGLTPALGEITHLTGKVTDAKGEPIRNAMVEIWQVDHHGVYLHKGSDSSDKRDKNFQGFGRFLTGSTGEYYFRTIKPVKYPGRTPHIHVAVKMKGREKWTTQCYIKGEKQNDTDGVLRGIKDEKQRASVIVDFLPLPGVKTGELAARFDIVMGFTPAA, translated from the coding sequence ATGCACCTCCTCAACCGCCGCCGCCTTCTGAAGAACTTCACCCTCGGGGCCGCCGGCCTGTGGGTGCCCGGTGCCCTTGCCGAGGCGCTGCTGCTCACGCCGAAGCAGACCGAGGGTCCGTTTTACCCTGTCGATCTGCCGCTGGACACGGACAATGACTTGATCGTCCTAAACGACGGCCTTACCCCGGCGCTCGGCGAGATCACCCACCTCACGGGTAAGGTCACCGATGCCAAGGGCGAGCCGATCCGCAACGCGATGGTCGAGATCTGGCAGGTCGATCATCACGGCGTCTATCTCCACAAAGGCAGCGATAGCTCCGACAAGCGCGACAAGAATTTCCAAGGCTTCGGTCGCTTCCTGACCGGCTCCACTGGGGAGTATTATTTCCGTACGATCAAGCCCGTGAAGTATCCGGGGCGCACGCCGCACATCCATGTCGCGGTGAAAATGAAGGGCCGCGAGAAGTGGACGACCCAGTGTTACATCAAGGGCGAGAAACAGAACGATACGGACGGGGTGCTGCGTGGCATCAAGGATGAGAAGCAGCGCGCGTCGGTGATTGTGGATTTCCTGCCCTTGCCCGGGGTGAAGACGGGTGAGCTGGCGGCGCGGTTTGATATCGTGATGGGTTTCACGCCGGCGGCGTGA